Part of the Propioniciclava sp. MC1595 genome is shown below.
AGCGCGGGTACAGCCGGTCCAGCCACGGCTGCGTGAACGTCGCCTCGAAGGACGACGCGAAGTGGATCTTCGACAACACCCCCATCGAGGCCCGCGTCTGGGTCTGGTGACCCCCTGCCGGCCCGCCGAGGTGGCAGGCTGGGCCCCGTGACGGTGCGCGCCCTCCCGGGGCCACGCAGCGAGTGGCTGCTCGACGGCGCGGACGCCCTCGGCCTCACCGAGTGGGTGGTGTCGACGCACTCCGACCCGGTGGGCGTCCGGCTCGACGGCTACCCGCTCGAGCGCGCCCCGGCCTTCGAGCGCGCGGAACTCCCCAGCGAGGGGATCGTGCGTGGCGCCGTGCAGGTGCCGGCCGGCGGCCTGCCCGTGGTGTTCCTCAGCGACCACCCCGTGACGGGCGGCTACCCGGTGGTCGCGGTCCTGCCCGAGGCAGAAACGGACCGCCTGGCCCAGGCGAGGCCGGGCCAGGCGGTCAGGATCGGGTGATCAGGCGTCGAGGTCCTGCTCGATGAGGGCGGCGATCTTCTCGACGGCCTCCTCGTTGTCGGACTCGACGATGACCTCGGAGCCCTTCTCGGCACCCAGGGTCATGATCATCAGGCTGGACGCCGCGTCGACACCCTCGTCGTCGTCGCCACCGACGAGCGTGAGGAGGATCTCGTCGTCGTAGGCCTCGGCGG
Proteins encoded:
- a CDS encoding biotin-dependent carboxyltransferase family protein translates to MTVRALPGPRSEWLLDGADALGLTEWVVSTHSDPVGVRLDGYPLERAPAFERAELPSEGIVRGAVQVPAGGLPVVFLSDHPVTGGYPVVAVLPEAETDRLAQARPGQAVRIG
- a CDS encoding HPr family phosphocarrier protein; this translates as MASKTVIVGSAVGLHARPAAIIAEAAEAYDDEILLTLVGGDDDEGVDAASSLMIMTLGAEKGSEVIVESDNEEAVEKIAALIEQDLDA